CGCCAGTACTTCGTGCTGCATCCGCGAAATGTGACGGGATTTCACATCCTTCCGTCAAGCGGTCCTTTTGGCGGCGCCCCGGCCGGCGGCGGTCAAAAGCGCGCAGCCGCCCTTATGCATGGGCCCGGTGGCGCCGGACGGGCGCCGCCGCGGGCACCATCCGGACCGGCCCGCCGAGGAATTTGCGCACGTCCAGGGCGGTCTGGTCGGCGAGTTCTTCCATCGGGATATGGCCGGTCTCGGCATAGATGATGACCTTGGAGCCGGGGATCGCGTCGTGCCAGGTCGCGGCGGCCGACACCGGGATCAGGTGGTCCTGCTCGCCCCAGAGGATCAGGACCGGCATCTTCAGGGCGCCGATATGGTCCTTCACGAAGCTCGTATCGTCGGCCTCGCCGAAGCGCTCGGCGGTCGCCGCGCGCGAGCCCTCCATCCGCGCGAAGTCGGCATATTGGTCGATCATCGCCTCGGTCAGGATCTTCTTGCGGACGATGGCGTCGGCCAGGGCCTCGCGGACCAGCGGCTTGGGATCGAGATGGCCGAGGATCGGGCGCAGCCAGCCCTGGCGCAGCAGGCGGAAGGCGAGCGGCGGGCTGTCGCCCGCGCGCGACGGCATTCCGCCGGCATCGACCAGGATCAGGGCGGTGACGCGATCGGGATGTTCTTCGGCGAAGCGGGCGGCGACACCGCCGCCCATGGAATTGCCGGCGAGCGCGAAGCTCTTGAGGCCAAGCTTGTCGGCGAAGGCGAGCACGAATTCCGCCATGCCAGCCTGGCTGTAATCGTGGTTGGCGGTGGCGCCGGTCAGGCCATGGCCGGGCAGATCGACCGAGACGACGCGGAATTGGTCGGACAGCGTGTTCGACCAGGGCTCCCAGGTGAACAGCGAGGCGTTGGAGCCGTGCAGGAGCAGCAGGATCGGCGCGTTCGTGGCGCCGCGGACGCGGTAATGGGCGCGGGCGATGTACGGGCCGAGAGTCGCCGATGGTCCTGATCCGACATCCTCGGGTGGCAGGGTTGAGGGATAGCTCAGCGTCACGAATTGCGACGGCGGCGTCGCGTATTTCGCTTCCAGCGCGGCGCGCGGGATGTCGGGGGCGCTGTAGACGTAGAGACCGACGCCGAGCAGCACGAGGAAGATGACGACGATACCGATGAACACACGCATGGTAGGCTCCAAGATCGTTGAGCAAGTGTAGAACGCTTTGAAGCGTTGCACATATCCTACCCTCCCCTTGAGGGCCTGTTGCGCAAAGACGGGCCCTCAAGGGGAGGGTAGACACCGTCAATACTCCAACCCGCCCGGTCCCGGATCGTCTGGAGGTCTGGGCAGCGAGACGATCATCGCCGGTTCGGCAGGACGTTTCGGGGTTGGGAGTTTGCGCGGCGGCGTTTCAAGAGCGGGCAGGATTTCGGGGCGCACGGCTTCGCCACCCGCCGACCACGCCAGCGTGTCGAAATTCGAGCAGGTCCGGCACACCGCCGACCACTCATCCTGCGCCATGCCGCAATGGCGGCAGCGCCATTCGGCGTCGCGCGGCGCCCGCGCGGCGCGGGCGAGCCAGGCATGGGCGAGCGTCGCGTCGGCCCGCTCGCCTTCCTCGATCTCCGCCATCAAGGCGCAGACCCGCGCGCTGGCGTGATCGCCCAGGAGCGGCGCCAGCAGGCGCCGCGCCTCGGACCAGTTCCTGGTCAGCACCGCCTCTTCGCATTCGAGCAGGCGGCTCTCGAAATGATCGCGGTTGAGATGGGCGAGGCCGACAAGGCGCGCAACACGCTGTTCGTTGCTCTCGTCCGGCTTCATCGCGGCGTAGATCTCGGCGAGATCGGGATGCGGCGACACCGCCCAGCAGGCTTCCACCACGCCCTGCGCCCGCCACAGCTTACCGGCGGCCGCGAGCTTCTTCGCCGCCAGCATCGCCGCCGGCGCGAGGCCGGGCTCGAGCGCCAGCGCGTCCTCGGCACGCGCGAGCGCGGTGTCGGTGGCGCCATGGCGGTCGGCTTCCAGCGCCTCGGCGGCGAGCAGAACGGCGCGGCGGCGGCGCAGGACCGGACCTTCCAGCAGCTTGAAGCGCGCGAGGTCTTCCAACACCTTGCGCGCGTCGGCCCAGTCGCCGCGCGCCGCCTTGAGTTCGAACAGCGCGTTCGCGGCCCAGGCCACGCGCGGCCGCAAGGCATGCGCGCGCTCGGCGAAGACCAGCGCCTGGTCGGGCTGGTCCTCGCGCGCCGCCAGCAGGAAGAGGCCGCGCAGGCCGAGAAACTCGGTCTGTTCGTGATGCAGCATGGCGCGATAGGCGTGGCGCTGCGCGGCGGCGTCGCCGTCGACCTGCGCGCTCTGCGATTGCAGCAGCAGCGCCAGCGGATGGGTGCCGAGAATGCCGCGCGCCCGTTCGGCATGGCGGCGCGCCTCGCCGGCGTCGCCCGAGGCGATGGCGAGGAGGCCCTGGCTGAGCGCGTCATTGCCGCGCCGCATGCGCCGCGCGTTGAACCAGGCGCCGATGGCGCCGGGACCGGTGACGAGCGTCGTGATGAGCCGCGCCAGAAGGATGACGACGACGGTGAAAAGCACGGCAAGCGCGATCGCAACCGCGGCGCTCATATGGATCTCGTAGGCGTCGATCGTAAAGACGAGTTCGCCCTGGCGGTCGGCGATCCATACGATGCCGATGGCGAGCAGCGCGGCGCCGACCAGAATGCCGATGAGCCGGATCACGGCGCCGCCAACAGCGCCGCCATGCGGCGGGCGAGGCCGGCGGTGTCGCGCGCGATGGCGGCGCGCGCCCGGGCTTGGTCGCGCCAGGGCTTGATGGCGGCGCGGGCGGCGCCCGTCAGGCCGTCCAGCTCCGCGAGGGCGCCGTCGAGATCGCCGGCGTTCAGCCGCGCCCCGGCGCGGGCCAGCACGGCGTCGCTGTCCTGGCCCTTGCGCTCCCCGATGCGGCGCACGACGACGAGATTGCCGATATTCGCCCACAGACGGCCCAGCCAGGTCGTGGCGCGCGCGGCGTGTTCGGCGGCCAGCGCCTGCGCGGCGGTATCGGGGAAGCGCTCTGCCAGCAGAGCCTCGTTCGGCGCGCCATGCGGCGCGATCGCCGCGAGGTCGGCGGCCTCCGGCGTGTTCGGCATCAGGGCGGCGAAGGCGGCCAGTTCGCCGGCGAAGGGCGACCGCGTCGAACTGGCGCGCACCAGATTGGCGAGCGCGAGCTCGGCGGCGGCGCGCTTCATCGTGGCCGAGGCGTCGAGGCTTTCAAGATGCGCAATGCGGGCGGCGAGCGTGGCCTGCTCCGCCTGCACGGCGGCGAGGCGCTGCGGCACATCCGAGCCTTGCGCGCCGCGTTCGAGCGTGGCGAGGCGCAGATCGAGATCGGCGAGGCGGCGGTCGGAGGCGTCCAGCCTTGCGGCGGCCCCTGGATCGGGCGTCGCTTCGAGCTTGCCGACACGGGCGCCGAGCGTGGCGATCTCGCTCTGGGCCTGGGCGAGCGCCGCCGCGGCGCCGTCATCGGGTTTGGGTTTCTCCAGCGCGGCGAGGCGGGCTTCGTCGGCGGCGAGACGCTCGCGCAGCAGCGCGACCTCGCCCGGTGCCGCCGGCGCCGCCTTGTCCTGGTTCATCTGCCAGAACAGCAGGAACGCACCGGCGATGACGACGGCCAGAACCAAAAGCGCGACGACCACCCCCGCGCCGGCAAAGCGCGGCGGCGGCGGATGCACGACGTGCACGGTGTGCGGACCGGAGGAATCGGCGGCGCTCATGCGGCCAAGTATGGCGGCGCTAAGAGAGGCCGTCGAGCAGCGCGGCCTGGTTGGGGCGCGCGGCGATGCGGATCGCCTTGAAATTCAGGCCGGCAAGCGGCCGGGCGGCGGCTTCGCTGATGCAGCAGGCGATGAGGCGGACGCAGGCCGGTTGCAGATTTACTCTGGCAATGCAGGCCGAAAAGGCTTGGGCGCCGCGGGCGGAGAACAGCAGGACGGGCGTCGATCTCGCCGGCTTGCAGCGCGGCGTGGGCGGCGGCGGGAAGTTCTTCCGTCACAGGCACGTCATAAAGCACTTCAAGGCGCACGGTGAAGCCGGCCGCCCGCAACGCGCTTGCGAGCCGGCCCTCGGCCTCGGCGCCGGCGGCGTGGAGCAAGGTGCCGTCCTGCGGCTTGGCCCAGCCGCGCACGGCGGCGGCCAAGGCTTCGGCGTTGCCGTCGGCGTCGCGGACATCGGCGAAGCCGGCGGCGCGCGCCGCTTCGGCGGTCTGCGCGCCGACGGCGAAGATCGGAAAGTCGCGCCGCGAGCTGCGCCGCGCGAAGGCGCGCACGCCATTGGCGCTGGTGGCGAGGATCGCCTGCACGCCCTCCAGATGCAGCGGATGGCCGTCGTGGTAGCGCACGCGAAGCAAGGGCGCGACGAGCGGGACGTGGCCCCGCGCGCGCAGGAGCACGGCGGTTTCCTCGGCGTCGTCGAGCGGGCGGGTGACGAGGACGCGCATGAAACAAGAGTGTCATAGCCCGCGAATGCGGGCTACCCAGGTGACGCGCGAAGATGTGGTGTTACCTGGGTCCGCCGCATTCGCGGCGGATGACACTATATATTTTGATATTTTGAAACTACAGCGCCAGCCATTGCGCGACGCGGGGCCTTAAAGCTTCGCCCGCTTCGCGGCCGGCGGTTTCGGCTTCGGCGCGGGGGTTGTGGCCGAGCACGACGGTGAACGACGTCGTGTGGAAGGCGCGTCCGTCGGGCGACAGGACTTCGCCGTCGAACGACAGCACAAGGCGGTCGAGCGCCGCCAGGCCGGCGATCGGCGTGCGGCAGGAGCCGTCGAGCGCGGCCTGGAAGGCACGCTCGCAGGTCAGCGCGAGTTCGGTCGGCTCGTCGTTGAGCAGGCCGGTCGCTTCGCGCGCCTGGGTGTCGGTTTCGCGGATCTCGATGCCGACGACGCCCTGCCCCAGCGACGGCAGCCAATCCTTGGGATCGAGCACCTGGGTCGCGCGCGCGGCGAGGCCGAGGCGCTTGAGGCCGGCGAACGCGAGGAAGATCGCGTCCATCGCGCCGTCGTCGAGCTTCTTCAGCCGCGTATCGACATTGCCGCGCAGCAGCACGATGTCGAGATCGGGGCGGAGGCGCGCCGCCTGGGCGCGGCGGCGCACCGAAGAGGTGCCGAGGCGGGCGCCGTGCGGCAGATCGGCCAGCGACTTCACCGTGTTCGACAGAAACGCCTCGCTCGGATCCTCGCGTTCGAGGAAGGCGCTGAGCGCAAGGCCGGGCGGCAGCGCGGTCGGCACATCCTTCATCGAATGCACCGCGAGGTCGATCTCGTCCTTCAGAAGGGCGTCTTCAAGCTCTTTCACGAACAGCCCCTTGCCGCCGGCATCGGCGAGGCTTTTGTCCTGGATGCGGTCGCCGGAGGTTTTCAGGATCACGATCTCGCAGGCCGCGCCCTTGGCGATCAGCCGGTCGCGCACCATGTTGGCCTGCACCAGAGCGAGCTTCGAGCCGCGGGTTCCAAGGCGAAGGGTGCGGTTTTGCGGCATGACGGCAAACGGTCTAGAGACGGCGCGTGACGGTATCAAGAGTGCAAACGCTTTGCGCGACCTGACGGTCCTGGGCATCGAGACGAGCTGCGACGAAACGGCCGCCGCCGTGGTGCGCGGGCGCGGCCCCGGGCCGGGGACGATCCTGTCCAACATCGTGTTCAGCCAGCTCGAGGCGCACCGGCCCTATGGCGGGGTGGTGCCGGAGATCGCCGCACGGGCGCATATCGAGCGGATCGATGGGATCGTCGAGGAGGCGCTGGCGGCCGCCGGCGTGACGCTCGCCGAGCTCGACGCGGTGGCGGCGACGGCGGGGCCGGGGCTGATCGGCGGGGTGATGGTGGGGCTGACGACCGCCAAGGCGCTGGCGCTGGCGGCGGGCAAGCCGCTGGTCGCGGTCAATCACCTGGAGGCGCATGCGCTGACCGCGCGGCTGACCGAGGGGGTGGAATTTCCCTTCCTGCTGCTGCTGATTTCCGGCGGGCATTGCCAGCTTCTGGGGGTCGAGGGCGTCGGCAGGTTCCGGCTCTATGGCACGACGATCGACGACGCGGTGGGCGAGGCGTTCGACAAGGTCGCCAAGCTGCTCGGCCTTGCCTATCCCGGCGGGCCGCGCATCGAGGCGCTGGCGGCGGGCGGCAATGCCAAGGCCTATGCCCTGCCCCGGCCGATGCGCGGGCGCGCGGGGGCGGACTTTTCCTTTTCAGGCCTGAAGACGGCGGCAAGGCTGATCGCCGATGCGGGACCTATTGATACGGCGGGGCTCGCCGCGTCGTTCCAGGCCGCCGTGGTCGACATCCTGACCGACCGCACGGCGGCGGCGATGACGCGCTTTCGGAGCGATTTTCCCGACGCGGCAGCGCCGGCCCTGGTGCTGGCGGGGGGCGTGGCCTCGAACGGGGCGATCCGCGCGGCGCTCACCGCGCTCGCCTCACGCGAGGGCTTCCAGACAAAAATACCCCCGCCCAGGCTTTGCACGGACAACGCCGCGATGGTCGCCTGGGCGGGGGTGGAACATGGCCAGCTGGGCTTGTTCGACGGCATTGGGGTTTCGCCGAAGGCCCGCTGGCCGCTTGCCGGAACGCCGCTCGGGGGGAGCGAAAGCGCGCCGGCGAAGCTCTTGACGGGGTCTTAGACGTTCACGAAAGCCGCGAAGGTCAGGACGCCGGCCATCACCAGGATGGCGACCGAAAACAGACTGGCGACGGCGCCGCCGAAAGCCGAGTGCTGCGCGGGGACGTGGGATGTAACGTTGGTCATGACTGCCTCTCCTATTGCTTTGGCGCCGTGGGTTTGGCCCCGTATCGCCGCTTCGAAATCCGTTGCCGGCCTTTGCCGACACGACCGATATAGGCGGCGTTCCTTGAAGTTCAATAAATGAAATCGAAAACGTTCAGCGTTCAAACAACCATTTACATTGTATAACTAATTGATATTACTATATATTTGTGCGTTGCAGCATTGAGCCATGCACAGGGCGCATGGTCGGAAGAGCACTATTACATAGGTCCCACTAGACCGTTGAACCGCGCCGTGACCGGGCGCGCAAGGAAGCCCTTGTCTTCCCGCGCCGGAACCGTCACCTGTGGGTCTCTCATCCATCGCGAGCCCTCGTGAAGATCGCCACCTGGAACATCAACTCCGTCCGCCTGCGCGCGCCGCTGCTGGCGCGGTTCCTGCGCGAGCACCAGCCCGACGTCGTCGCCCTGCAGGAGACCAAGGTCGAGAACGGGCTGTTTCCGGCAAAGCCGTTCGCGCAGC
Above is a window of Rhizomicrobium sp. DNA encoding:
- a CDS encoding alpha/beta hydrolase — its product is MRVFIGIVVIFLVLLGVGLYVYSAPDIPRAALEAKYATPPSQFVTLSYPSTLPPEDVGSGPSATLGPYIARAHYRVRGATNAPILLLLHGSNASLFTWEPWSNTLSDQFRVVSVDLPGHGLTGATANHDYSQAGMAEFVLAFADKLGLKSFALAGNSMGGGVAARFAEEHPDRVTALILVDAGGMPSRAGDSPPLAFRLLRQGWLRPILGHLDPKPLVREALADAIVRKKILTEAMIDQYADFARMEGSRAATAERFGEADDTSFVKDHIGALKMPVLILWGEQDHLIPVSAAATWHDAIPGSKVIIYAETGHIPMEELADQTALDVRKFLGGPVRMVPAAAPVRRHRAHA
- a CDS encoding heme biosynthesis HemY N-terminal domain-containing protein, whose amino-acid sequence is MIRLIGILVGAALLAIGIVWIADRQGELVFTIDAYEIHMSAAVAIALAVLFTVVVILLARLITTLVTGPGAIGAWFNARRMRRGNDALSQGLLAIASGDAGEARRHAERARGILGTHPLALLLQSQSAQVDGDAAAQRHAYRAMLHHEQTEFLGLRGLFLLAAREDQPDQALVFAERAHALRPRVAWAANALFELKAARGDWADARKVLEDLARFKLLEGPVLRRRRAVLLAAEALEADRHGATDTALARAEDALALEPGLAPAAMLAAKKLAAAGKLWRAQGVVEACWAVSPHPDLAEIYAAMKPDESNEQRVARLVGLAHLNRDHFESRLLECEEAVLTRNWSEARRLLAPLLGDHASARVCALMAEIEEGERADATLAHAWLARAARAPRDAEWRCRHCGMAQDEWSAVCRTCSNFDTLAWSAGGEAVRPEILPALETPPRKLPTPKRPAEPAMIVSLPRPPDDPGPGGLEY
- a CDS encoding uroporphyrinogen-III synthase produces the protein MRVLVTRPLDDAEETAVLLRARGHVPLVAPLLRVRYHDGHPLHLEGVQAILATSANGVRAFARRSSRRDFPIFAVGAQTAEAARAAGFADVRDADGNAEALAAAVRGWAKPQDGTLLHAAGAEAEGRLASALRAAGFTVRLEVLYDVPVTEELPAAAHAALQAGEIDARPAVLRPRRPSLFGLHCQSKSATGLRPPHRLLHQRSRRPAACRPEFQGDPHRRAPQPGRAARRPLLAPPYLAA
- the hemC gene encoding hydroxymethylbilane synthase is translated as MPQNRTLRLGTRGSKLALVQANMVRDRLIAKGAACEIVILKTSGDRIQDKSLADAGGKGLFVKELEDALLKDEIDLAVHSMKDVPTALPPGLALSAFLEREDPSEAFLSNTVKSLADLPHGARLGTSSVRRRAQAARLRPDLDIVLLRGNVDTRLKKLDDGAMDAIFLAFAGLKRLGLAARATQVLDPKDWLPSLGQGVVGIEIRETDTQAREATGLLNDEPTELALTCERAFQAALDGSCRTPIAGLAALDRLVLSFDGEVLSPDGRAFHTTSFTVVLGHNPRAEAETAGREAGEALRPRVAQWLAL
- the tsaD gene encoding tRNA (adenosine(37)-N6)-threonylcarbamoyltransferase complex transferase subunit TsaD, which codes for MRDLTVLGIETSCDETAAAVVRGRGPGPGTILSNIVFSQLEAHRPYGGVVPEIAARAHIERIDGIVEEALAAAGVTLAELDAVAATAGPGLIGGVMVGLTTAKALALAAGKPLVAVNHLEAHALTARLTEGVEFPFLLLLISGGHCQLLGVEGVGRFRLYGTTIDDAVGEAFDKVAKLLGLAYPGGPRIEALAAGGNAKAYALPRPMRGRAGADFSFSGLKTAARLIADAGPIDTAGLAASFQAAVVDILTDRTAAAMTRFRSDFPDAAAPALVLAGGVASNGAIRAALTALASREGFQTKIPPPRLCTDNAAMVAWAGVEHGQLGLFDGIGVSPKARWPLAGTPLGGSESAPAKLLTGS